From the genome of Fibrobacter sp.:
GATGCCATTCTTTTCTCCCTTGAATTCCATACGGAAGGGGAGGGTTTCATAGCTCTTCAATGCTTCGAAGGCGTCTGCAACCTTGATGCCCAGGGCGGTACATGCCAAAGTAGCTGCTGCCATGTTTTCCAGCTGGTAGATGCCGCGGACCTTGCAGTCGCTCAAGTACAGCTTGTCGCTACCGATGGTCAGAACGGAACCGTCAATATTTGCATCGCCGTCGCCGAAGCTTACTGCCAGCTTATTGCGGGCCGGGCTTTCACTTGCAATCTTTGCGGTAGGTGCGGCGTCCTTCAGGTACACGCAGGTGCCGTTAGCCTTCTGCCAACGCACCAGGTTGGCCTTGGCGTCGCGGTATTCTTCAACAGTCTTGTGCCAGTCCAAGTGCTCGGTGGAGACACGCAACACCACGCCCACATCCGGAGAAAGAGACAAAGTCATCAACTGGAAGCTGGACAATTCCAGAATGCTGATGCGGTCTGCAGAATCGTCTTCCAGCAAATCAAGAGCGGGCACGCCAAAGTTGCCGCCGATGATGTTTGCCTTGCCGCACTTATCAAGAATGTGGCTGATCATGCTGACGGTGCTGCCTTTGCCCAAGGTTCCGGTAACGCCGACCACCTTGTTGGACTTAGTTTGTTCCAAGAACAACTGGATCTGGCTAGTCATCATGCCACCGTTCATCTGGA
Proteins encoded in this window:
- the murD gene encoding UDP-N-acetylmuramoyl-L-alanine--D-glutamate ligase, producing the protein MNNNLVSPVGILGFGVEGQSTLRYLFREGVKDIVVMDKNPVNLPEVPAGVNVKVCSGEKYMDGLKDCVTVVRSAGVYPMSQELFKFQMNGGMMTSQIQLFLEQTKSNKVVGVTGTLGKGSTVSMISHILDKCGKANIIGGNFGVPALDLLEDDSADRISILELSSFQLMTLSLSPDVGVVLRVSTEHLDWHKTVEEYRDAKANLVRWQKANGTCVYLKDAAPTAKIASESPARNKLAVSFGDGDANIDGSVLTIGSDKLYLSDCKVRGIYQLENMAAATLACTALGIKVADAFEALKSYETLPFRMEFKGEKNGIEFYNDSYATRPDATIAATGSMKRPFALILGGSEKNADFTELSEILVKDRPNLKRVALIGATAERMLDDLKKAGVDAAGIQTAIFPTLEEAFADSLNIGEGGTVIMSPACASFGLFKNYKVRGQVFDKLVAEVK